The DNA segment GGCGACCAGGTGGGCCTCCAGTGGCGTCCCCTCGATCGCGTTGAGCTGATCCACTGTCGCTTGTGGAGCCACCGTGGCGAGCGTGATCCGGTGCGGATCCGGACCGTGGAACGCACCGACGTAGGAGAGGATGAAGCCGAGTTGCAGCGCGAGCACGCCGAGCATGAGCAGCAGGGTCCTCGGTTGCACCGCGTCCCAGAGGTCGCGCACCATGCTCCTGCGGACGTTGATCCTGTGCCGTGTGCTCATGGTTCGCGGCCCCTTCCTCTCCCCGGGGAACCGTAAGCCGGGCAGACGCCCCTCGCTCGCTGGAACGCGGGCCGCTCACCCGCGCGGCCGGGCGCTGTTGCCATAATCGGTCCCGACGATGGACGGCACCCGGGAACCGCTACCACGGCCCGGGGCCCTGTGGTTGTTGTTTCTCCGGAGGGATTTTTCGTGGCTACCCAGACCGAGACGCTGGAGTTCCAGGCAGAGGCGCGTCAGCTGCTGCAATTGATGGTCCACTCGATCTACTCGAACAAGGACATCTTTCTCAGGGAATTGATCTCCAACGCCTCCGACGCGCTCGACAAGCTGCGCCTTTCCGCGTTCAAGGACAAGGACCTCGACGTCGACGTCAGCGACCTGCGCATCGACATCGAGACCGACCCCGAGCGGCGCACGCTGACGGTGCGCGACAACGGTATCGGCATGTCGCGCGACGAGGTCGTCGGCCTCATCGGCACGATCGCCAAGTCGGGGACCGCGGAATTGCTGCGCACGCTGCGCGAGAGCAAGGACAGCGAAGCGTCCCGCGAGCTGATCGGACAGTTCGGGGTCGGCTTCTACTCCAGCTTCATGGTTGCCGACAGGGTGACCCTGCTGACTCGGCGCGCGGGGGAGTCCGATGGCACGCGGTGGGAGTCGCGCGGCGAGGGGACTTACACGATCGACACGGTGCCCGGCGCGCCTCAGGGAACGGCCGTCACCCTGCACCTCAAGCCGGAGGATGCCGAGGACCAGCTCCACGACTACACCTCGCGGGCGAAGATCAAGGAGATCGTCCGCAGGTACTCGGACTTCATCACCTGGCCCATCAGGATGGAAACCGGTGAGGAGGGTGAAGAGGCCGAAATCCTCAACTCCCGCAAGGCGTTGTGGGCCCGGCCGAAGGACGAGACCACCGAGGAGGAGTACCGCGAGCTGTACAAGCACCTCAGCCACGACTGGGCCGACCCGCTGGAGACCATCCAGTTCATGGCAGAGGGCACGTTCGAGTACCAGGCCCTGTTGTTCATTCCGTCTCGTGCGCCGCTCGACCTCTTCATGCGCGACGCGAAACGGGGTGTGCAGCTCTACGTCAAGCGCGTGTTCATCATGGACGACTGCGAGGAACTCATGCCCGAGTACCTGCGCTTCGTCAAGGGCGTCGTCGACGCGCAGGACCTCTCGCTCAACGTCTCAAGGGAGATCCTGCAACAGGACCGGCACATCAGGCTCATGCGCCGGCGCCTCGTCAAGAAGGTGCTGGGCTCGGTGAAGGGCATGCTCACCGACAAGCCCGAGCAGTACGACACGTTCTGGCGCGAGTTCGGCAAGGCCGTCAAGGAGGGCATCGTCACCGATGCCGACAATCAGGAGGCGATTCTCGACATCGCCTCCTTCGAGACGACTCACGATCCCGAGCGGCCGACGACGCTGGCGCGGTACGTGGAGCGGATGAAGGAAGGTCAGGAACACATCTACTACCTGACCGGGGCTTCCCGGTCGGTGATCGAGAAGTCGCCGCACATGGAAGCCTTGCGTGCCAAGGGTTTCGAGGTGCTGCTGCTCACCGACCCCATCGACGAGATGTGGGCGGGTTCGGTCACCGGGTTCGCCGGCAAGACGTTCCAGTCGATCGCGAAGGGCCAGGTCGATCTGCCGGGCGGCGACGACGAGACCGAGAGCGAATCGGAGCGCACCGAACAGCGGCGGAATTTCGCGCCACTGCTGGAATGGATGACGACGACCCTGGAAGAGCACATCAAGGAGGTGCGGCTTTCCACCCGGCTGACCTCGTCGCCCGCGTGCATCGTGGGTGAGACCTACGACATCAGCCCGGCGCTCGCGAAGATGTACGAGGCGGCGGGGCAGGAAGTGCCCTCCGCCAAGCGGATCCTGGAACTCAACCCGGATCACCCACTGGTGGCGGGACTGCGCGCCGCGCACGCCGGTGAGACAAAAGACACCGCAGCCCTCGCCGAGACGGTGGAGTTGTTGTACGGCATGGCATTGCTCGCGGAGGGCAGTGAGCTGCTCGATCCGCAGCGGTTCACGGCTTTGCTCGCGGACAAGCTCACCGGCACGCTCTGAATCCGGGCGGTCAGGTCGTCGCGGCG comes from the Prauserella marina genome and includes:
- the htpG gene encoding molecular chaperone HtpG; its protein translation is MATQTETLEFQAEARQLLQLMVHSIYSNKDIFLRELISNASDALDKLRLSAFKDKDLDVDVSDLRIDIETDPERRTLTVRDNGIGMSRDEVVGLIGTIAKSGTAELLRTLRESKDSEASRELIGQFGVGFYSSFMVADRVTLLTRRAGESDGTRWESRGEGTYTIDTVPGAPQGTAVTLHLKPEDAEDQLHDYTSRAKIKEIVRRYSDFITWPIRMETGEEGEEAEILNSRKALWARPKDETTEEEYRELYKHLSHDWADPLETIQFMAEGTFEYQALLFIPSRAPLDLFMRDAKRGVQLYVKRVFIMDDCEELMPEYLRFVKGVVDAQDLSLNVSREILQQDRHIRLMRRRLVKKVLGSVKGMLTDKPEQYDTFWREFGKAVKEGIVTDADNQEAILDIASFETTHDPERPTTLARYVERMKEGQEHIYYLTGASRSVIEKSPHMEALRAKGFEVLLLTDPIDEMWAGSVTGFAGKTFQSIAKGQVDLPGGDDETESESERTEQRRNFAPLLEWMTTTLEEHIKEVRLSTRLTSSPACIVGETYDISPALAKMYEAAGQEVPSAKRILELNPDHPLVAGLRAAHAGETKDTAALAETVELLYGMALLAEGSELLDPQRFTALLADKLTGTL